In Azotosporobacter soli, a single genomic region encodes these proteins:
- the flgK gene encoding flagellar hook-associated protein FlgK, translated as MSSTFSTYSIAYTGLYVNQTALATTSSNLANVNTAGASRVRTASVEMDTVQKSGSFTGDGVSLASITRARESLMDKVYRTQNSSSTYYSVKSGNLQYLDQVLTEYEASSDATDSESTSDSVGLQQEITDFFSAWETVSVDSSTESSRTSVISAGTSLVEMLTSIDSQLQQLQQESVSGVKEGVDSLNDLASQVADLNGQISSAEANGSEATYLRDQRDALLDEMSSLANINVTQMNNTIQVSIGSITIVDGRDSYALEVDGTGTTSDPLTVKRADIDCKVAVNSGSIAAYLEDADQSGYEDIDSASLPYDFSTDASSSITNMRQALNVLITTLADKINTLATSGVDGEGEAGEAFFTVVDSSKPLSITNIKVNPNLVDDPEKLVTASSSDDGDNTIANQILELASEECYSYGGIANDITGFYAALTSWIGTTGDEASNNYKTQEALTESVANQRQSISGISVDEETANMIKLQNAYAASARVMSTVDSLLAGLIEDIG; from the coding sequence ATGAGCTCAACGTTTAGTACATATAGCATCGCGTATACGGGGTTGTATGTGAATCAGACGGCTTTGGCCACCACCAGCAGCAATTTGGCAAATGTAAATACGGCAGGCGCCTCGCGGGTTCGAACGGCAAGCGTGGAAATGGATACCGTGCAAAAGTCAGGCTCTTTTACCGGTGACGGGGTCAGTTTGGCTTCCATTACCCGGGCGAGAGAATCGTTAATGGACAAGGTTTATCGAACGCAAAACTCCAGTTCCACCTATTATTCAGTGAAAAGCGGTAATTTGCAGTATCTTGATCAGGTGCTGACGGAGTATGAAGCCAGTTCGGATGCGACAGATTCGGAATCAACGTCGGATTCGGTTGGATTGCAGCAGGAAATCACTGATTTTTTTTCCGCATGGGAAACGGTGTCGGTTGACTCGAGTACGGAAAGCAGCCGTACCAGCGTTATTTCTGCGGGAACATCCTTGGTAGAGATGCTTACGAGCATCGACAGCCAGCTTCAACAACTGCAACAAGAGTCTGTAAGCGGCGTGAAGGAGGGCGTCGACAGCCTCAATGACCTTGCGTCGCAAGTTGCCGATTTGAATGGACAGATCAGCAGTGCGGAAGCAAATGGCAGTGAAGCGACTTATTTGCGAGACCAAAGAGACGCCTTGCTGGACGAAATGTCATCGTTGGCGAATATCAATGTAACGCAAATGAATAATACGATTCAAGTATCCATTGGAAGCATTACGATTGTGGATGGACGTGATTCGTATGCGTTAGAGGTAGACGGAACGGGAACAACAAGTGATCCGTTAACAGTGAAACGGGCAGACATTGATTGCAAGGTGGCGGTTAACAGCGGCAGCATTGCCGCGTATCTGGAAGATGCGGATCAAAGTGGTTATGAAGATATTGATTCCGCCAGCTTGCCGTATGATTTTTCGACGGATGCCAGCAGTTCGATTACGAACATGCGGCAGGCGCTCAATGTGTTGATTACGACATTGGCGGACAAAATCAATACGTTGGCGACATCGGGTGTGGACGGCGAGGGCGAAGCGGGAGAGGCGTTTTTTACGGTCGTTGATTCCAGTAAACCCTTAAGCATCACAAACATAAAGGTGAATCCGAACCTGGTGGACGATCCGGAAAAACTGGTTACCGCATCCAGCAGTGATGATGGGGACAATACAATTGCGAACCAAATCTTAGAGCTGGCCAGTGAAGAGTGTTACAGCTACGGCGGGATTGCAAACGATATTACCGGATTTTACGCAGCGCTGACAAGTTGGATCGGGACAACGGGAGATGAAGCCAGCAACAACTATAAAACGCAAGAAGCACTGACGGAAAGCGTTGCTAACCAACGGCAGAGCATTTCAGGAATTTCTGTAGATGAAGAAACCGCGAATATGATCAAACTTCAGAATGCGTATGCTGCGAGTGCCCGGGTCATGAGCACGGTGGACAGTCTTTTGGCGGGATTGATTGAAGACATCGGGTAA